Within the Bacteroidia bacterium genome, the region CGGGTTTTATTTTTACCGCCTCTTGCGTGAAAGATTATTATCAGATACTGGGAGTTCCAGATACCGCCGGACCGGAGGAGATCAAACAGGCCTACCGGAACCTGGCCAAGCGATATCACCCGGACAGGAATCAGGGTAATACGCATTCGGAAGAAACATTTAAGGAGATCACGCAGGCGTACCAGGTTCTCTCCGACCCTGAATTGCGAAGAAAGTTCGATCTCAAACGCGCGTATCATTCTCACCGTTACGAAAACGTGAGGAAAGGGAAAAGCGAAAACGCAACCACAGAGGAAAAAAAGAGAACATCGCATGCCGCTTATGGAAAAAAACAGGCAAAGAGCAGGGAGGAAACCAGAAGTGAACGACTCACCAGTTATCTTTTTGGAGGTGCGCTGGTATTCTTTGCCGCGCTGATGATTACGATGCTGATTGTGGGTCCATGGAATCAGGAAGAAGATCCGCATTCGAATCTAGACAGGATCAAACCACCGGATTTCAGTAATCGTCCGGCGATCTACAGCGCAGATTCCCCATACGACTCCATTTTCGGGGGCAGCTGGATACTGGAAGGAAATCATAACAGTGTAATTGTGGTGAACACCAATCAGGCAGAAGCGGTCGTATGCTTACAGGAAACCAACCCACCTTACCGCACAATCCGGAACGAATACCTGGAACCGGGTGATTCCTACCGGCTGAATGCCATCCCGCAGGGAACCTATTATCTGAAAGCTTATTTCGGACGGGATTGGGATCCCGAACTTCTTCTTTTTAATGGCAAGGTGAAGGGGGGATTCAGGAGATCGTATGGGTATTACAAGTCAGACAAAAAGGAAAACCTCTTCACGATTACTCATGAAAATGCCGGAGAACATCTTCGCTTTACCACGTACCAGGCCTACCTGGCTACTCTTTTCAAACAACCGGGCAAAGAAATAAGTGAAGAAGAGTTCTTCCGCTGACTGCCCGACCGTATTACTCCCGGCTTAAAATCGTACCTTTGCGCCCGTTTAGCAGCATACCCTTATGAGCACCATCCGGAACATCGCCATCATCGCCCACGTTGACCACGGGAAAACCACCCTCGTTGATAAAATCCTCCATCAGTGTAAACTGTTTCGGGAGAATGAAGAAACCGGTGATTTGATTCTCGACAACAACGATCTGGAAAGAGAACGCGGAATAACGATTCTTGCCAAAAACGTTTCCGTTACCTACAAAAACGTAAAGATCAATATCATTGACACTCCCGGTCACGCCGACTTCGGCGGTGAGGTAGAACGGGTGCTGAATATGGCCGACGGCGTGTTGCTCCTGGTAGACGCCTTTGAAGGCCCCATGCCTCAAACCCGCTTTGTTCTTCAGAAAGCCTTGCAGCAGGGACTGAAAGCCATTGTGGTGATCAACAAAGTAGATAAGCCCAATTGCCGGCCCGACGAGGTGCTGGAGCAGGTATTCGAACTCTTCTTTAATTTGGGTGCAACGGAAGAACAGCTCAATTTCCCCGCCGTGTACGGTTCTTCCAAGCATGGGTGGATGAGCGATGACCACTCTAAACCTACTCAGGATATTACGACCCTGCTCGACCGGATTATTGAACATATTCCCTCCGCTCCCATGCGTGAAGGCAGTCCCCAAATGCAGATTACCTCGCTCGACTATTCCAACTATATTGGCCGAATCGCTGTGGGCAGGGTCTTTCGAGGAACACTGCGGGAGAATATGCCGGTATCACTTGTGAAAAGAGACGGCACTGTGCTTAAATCAAGGATCAAGGATTTGTTTGTTTTTGAAGGATTAGAAAAACGCAAGGCCGCGGAAGTCAATTCCGGAGATATCTGCGCTGTAACCGGCATTGAAGGTTTCGAAATTGGCGACACGATTGCCGATTTTGAGTCTCCGGAAGGATTAACACCCATTGCCATTGATGAGCCGACGATGAGCATGCTTTTTACGATCAACAACTCTCCGTTTTTCGGGAAGGACGGAAAGTTCGTAACATCCCGCCACCTTCAGGAACGGCTGCAGAAGGAGCTGGAAAAAAACCTCGCCCTGCGTGTGGAAAACACCTCATCTCCGGATGCATATATGGTATTCGGACGCGGCATCCTGCATTTGTCCATTCTGATCGAAACGATGAGGAGAGAAGGATATGAACTGCAGGTGGGACAACCCCGCGTGATCATTAAGGAGATTAACGGGGTGAAACATGAACCGGTGGAATCCCTGACAGTGGATACACCGCAGGAAAGCTCAGGAAAAGTGATTGAGGCTGTTAGCCAGCGCAAGGGAGAAATGAAGATCATGGAACCCAAAGGCGACCTAATTCACCTTGAATTTGAAATTCCTTCCCGTGGTTTGATCGGTTTGCGGACACAAATCCTCAACCTCACAGCAGGAGAGGCCATCATGGCTCATCGCTTCAGGAGTTTTGAACCATGGAAGGGAACCATCCAGGGAAGAATAGCCGGAGTACTCATTTCAAAGGAAACCGGGAAGGCCGTTGCCTATTCTCTTGACAAACTCCAGGACAGAGGAAAGTTTTTTGTTGATCCGGGGGAAGAGATCTACACCGGGCAGGTGGTAGGTGAACACATTCGTCCGGATGACCTGGTCATGAACCTTTGCACAGAAAAG harbors:
- a CDS encoding J domain-containing protein; the protein is MFTASCVKDYYQILGVPDTAGPEEIKQAYRNLAKRYHPDRNQGNTHSEETFKEITQAYQVLSDPELRRKFDLKRAYHSHRYENVRKGKSENATTEEKKRTSHAAYGKKQAKSREETRSERLTSYLFGGALVFFAALMITMLIVGPWNQEEDPHSNLDRIKPPDFSNRPAIYSADSPYDSIFGGSWILEGNHNSVIVVNTNQAEAVVCLQETNPPYRTIRNEYLEPGDSYRLNAIPQGTYYLKAYFGRDWDPELLLFNGKVKGGFRRSYGYYKSDKKENLFTITHENAGEHLRFTTYQAYLATLFKQPGKEISEEEFFR
- the typA gene encoding translational GTPase TypA — its product is MSTIRNIAIIAHVDHGKTTLVDKILHQCKLFRENEETGDLILDNNDLERERGITILAKNVSVTYKNVKINIIDTPGHADFGGEVERVLNMADGVLLLVDAFEGPMPQTRFVLQKALQQGLKAIVVINKVDKPNCRPDEVLEQVFELFFNLGATEEQLNFPAVYGSSKHGWMSDDHSKPTQDITTLLDRIIEHIPSAPMREGSPQMQITSLDYSNYIGRIAVGRVFRGTLRENMPVSLVKRDGTVLKSRIKDLFVFEGLEKRKAAEVNSGDICAVTGIEGFEIGDTIADFESPEGLTPIAIDEPTMSMLFTINNSPFFGKDGKFVTSRHLQERLQKELEKNLALRVENTSSPDAYMVFGRGILHLSILIETMRREGYELQVGQPRVIIKEINGVKHEPVESLTVDTPQESSGKVIEAVSQRKGEMKIMEPKGDLIHLEFEIPSRGLIGLRTQILNLTAGEAIMAHRFRSFEPWKGTIQGRIAGVLISKETGKAVAYSLDKLQDRGKFFVDPGEEIYTGQVVGEHIRPDDLVMNLCTEKKLSNVRASGSDEKMRIAPKVNFSLEESMEYIQEDEYVEITPKAIRMRKILLNEHDRKKESKKDN